One window of Corynebacterium doosanense CAU 212 = DSM 45436 genomic DNA carries:
- a CDS encoding ABC transporter permease, which produces MAQNTMRNVSLRNIAAHKLRLALTVLAVVLGTAFISGAFMFTNSLSNTFDSAVSSAYDDVDAVVSGGPTIEQRDEIVGNELVNNVNITASTTVVMAKGDADNPEPLQTGAGTQTLSVWYPSDDAVGQAPELVEGEEPSGDAEMAINAAAAEKFEVGVGDTLLVVDPMERREMTVSGLYETELDQGGSLIGLMDEQSYLDRYTPGGQVDQLIVDAVDSTSPQELVDALSADYPDLEVETGEALADEISEQIQSALSFVNYFLIAFGLVALLVGTFLIANTFSMIVAQRTKEFALLRALGASRGQITRSVTFEAAIIGFIGSVIGVIAGIGLVAAIKAVMSAQEMALPDSGLGLSPAAILVPVVLGTVVTVLSAWAPARRAGAIEPVEAMRSSESSTSQPLAVRTIFGAVLLVVGIAAAAIGAALTDWSTTQRAIAVGVGALSIFIGFFLAGPALSLPVVPTFGRVIGLPFGSIGKLASTNTRRNPRRTATTAFALALGVALVTAIGMLGSTMQKSIADTIENDVAAEHILMGPTNGSFPIPAEVPDAAAEADGVGEVITYSNAQVAVDGVFTYDYAPGVGASDVVSGNPAHMVTFDMKEGDSDISDGGMLASEKFAAEHGWEVGQTYEVTAPGVSPDAAETELVGIYRENSLFAHNIISEADALKVLPAEMISPAFMGANGDGSLDESEVRSNLEEAVAPYIVVQVMTGEEMAGEANMAITQMLNILYALLALAVIIAVLGIVNTLTLSVIERRQEIGMLRAVGTLRGQVRTMITLESVQIAVFGAIAGVLIGLGLGWAFITVLSGEGLEDPVIPWPLIGIVLAGSVVVGLLAAVFPANRAAKTPALDAISE; this is translated from the coding sequence ATGGCACAAAACACCATGCGCAACGTCTCGTTGCGCAACATCGCCGCCCACAAGCTGCGCCTGGCGCTGACGGTTCTCGCCGTCGTGCTCGGCACGGCTTTCATCTCGGGCGCCTTCATGTTCACCAATTCGCTGTCCAACACCTTCGACTCGGCGGTGAGCAGCGCCTACGACGATGTGGACGCGGTCGTCTCCGGCGGGCCGACGATTGAGCAGCGCGACGAGATCGTCGGAAACGAGCTCGTCAACAACGTCAACATCACCGCCAGCACCACGGTGGTCATGGCCAAGGGGGACGCCGACAATCCGGAGCCGCTGCAGACCGGCGCGGGCACGCAGACCCTGTCGGTCTGGTACCCCAGCGACGACGCCGTCGGCCAGGCCCCCGAGCTTGTCGAGGGGGAGGAGCCGTCCGGGGACGCAGAGATGGCCATCAACGCCGCGGCAGCCGAGAAGTTCGAGGTCGGCGTCGGTGACACGCTGCTCGTCGTCGACCCGATGGAGCGCCGCGAGATGACCGTCTCCGGCCTCTACGAGACCGAACTCGACCAGGGCGGCAGCCTCATCGGCCTCATGGACGAGCAGTCCTACCTGGACCGTTACACGCCGGGTGGTCAGGTCGACCAGCTCATCGTCGACGCCGTCGACTCCACCTCGCCCCAGGAGCTTGTCGACGCCCTGTCGGCCGATTACCCGGATCTCGAGGTGGAAACCGGCGAGGCACTCGCCGACGAGATCTCGGAGCAGATCCAGTCCGCGCTGTCGTTCGTCAACTACTTCCTCATCGCCTTCGGACTGGTCGCCCTGCTCGTGGGCACCTTCCTCATCGCCAACACCTTCTCCATGATCGTCGCCCAGCGCACCAAGGAGTTCGCACTGCTGCGGGCGCTGGGTGCGTCCCGCGGCCAGATCACCCGCTCGGTCACGTTCGAGGCCGCCATCATCGGGTTCATCGGCTCCGTCATCGGTGTCATCGCCGGAATCGGCCTGGTCGCAGCCATCAAGGCGGTCATGTCGGCGCAGGAGATGGCACTGCCGGACTCCGGCCTCGGACTCTCCCCGGCGGCGATCCTCGTGCCCGTGGTCCTGGGAACCGTGGTCACCGTGCTGTCCGCCTGGGCTCCCGCGCGTCGGGCCGGCGCCATTGAGCCGGTGGAGGCGATGCGCTCGAGCGAGTCGTCGACAAGCCAGCCCCTCGCCGTGCGCACCATCTTCGGAGCCGTGCTCCTGGTCGTCGGCATCGCCGCGGCAGCTATAGGTGCGGCCCTCACCGACTGGTCCACCACTCAGCGCGCCATCGCGGTGGGAGTCGGCGCCCTGTCGATCTTCATCGGCTTCTTCCTGGCCGGGCCGGCGCTGTCACTGCCGGTGGTGCCCACCTTCGGCCGGGTCATCGGCCTGCCCTTCGGTTCGATCGGCAAGCTCGCCTCCACCAACACCCGCCGCAACCCGCGCCGCACCGCGACGACGGCGTTCGCCCTCGCCCTCGGAGTCGCGCTGGTGACGGCGATCGGCATGCTGGGTTCCACCATGCAGAAGTCCATCGCCGACACCATCGAGAACGACGTTGCGGCTGAGCACATCCTCATGGGCCCGACCAACGGCAGTTTCCCCATTCCTGCGGAGGTCCCGGATGCCGCGGCCGAGGCCGACGGCGTGGGTGAGGTGATCACGTACTCGAACGCCCAGGTCGCCGTGGACGGGGTGTTCACCTACGACTACGCCCCCGGTGTCGGCGCCAGCGATGTCGTCTCCGGCAACCCCGCGCACATGGTCACCTTCGACATGAAGGAGGGCGACTCGGACATCTCGGACGGCGGCATGCTCGCCTCCGAGAAGTTCGCCGCCGAACACGGCTGGGAGGTCGGTCAGACCTACGAGGTCACCGCCCCGGGCGTCAGCCCGGACGCGGCCGAGACCGAGCTCGTGGGCATCTACCGCGAGAATTCCCTGTTCGCCCACAACATCATCTCGGAGGCGGACGCCCTCAAGGTGTTGCCCGCAGAGATGATCAGCCCGGCGTTCATGGGAGCCAACGGGGACGGATCGCTGGATGAGTCCGAGGTGCGCAGCAACCTCGAGGAAGCCGTCGCCCCCTACATCGTGGTCCAGGTGATGACCGGCGAGGAGATGGCCGGCGAGGCCAACATGGCCATCACCCAGATGCTCAACATCCTCTACGCGCTGCTCGCGCTGGCGGTGATCATCGCGGTGCTGGGCATCGTCAACACCCTGACGCTCTCGGTCATCGAGCGCCGCCAGGAGATCGGCATGCTGCGCGCCGTGGGTACCCTGCGCGGTCAGGTCCGCACCATGATCACCCTGGAATCGGTGCAGATCGCCGTCTTCGGCGCCATCGCCGGCGTGCTCATCGGCCTCGGCCTCGGCTGGGCCTTCATCACCGTGCTCTCCGGCGAGGGCCTCGAGGATCCGGTGATTCCCTGGCCGCTGATCGGCATCGTGCTGGCCGGCTCGGTCGTCGTGGGCCTGCTGGCCGCGGTCTTCCCCGCCAACCGCGCCGCCAAGAC
- a CDS encoding ABC transporter ATP-binding protein, protein MASTAADPTVPQPQQPARRAAARSVDLFKQYGSGDTAVTALDHVTVEFAANEFTAIMGPSGSGKSTLMHTMAGLDSATSGDAFIGDTNLTGLNDKEITSLRRDRLGFIFQSFNLVPTLTARENITLPSDIAGKDVDKQWFDEVTERLGLINRLTHRPAELSGGQQQRVACARALVSRPEIIFGDEPTGNLDSNSSTEVLNILRTAVDSDNQTVVIVTHDARAASYSDRVIFLADGKIVEEMREPTMEKIHAMMAGIEG, encoded by the coding sequence ATGGCCTCGACCGCCGCTGACCCCACCGTCCCTCAGCCGCAACAACCCGCCCGCCGCGCGGCAGCCCGCTCCGTGGACCTGTTCAAGCAGTACGGCAGCGGCGACACCGCCGTCACGGCCCTCGACCACGTCACCGTCGAGTTCGCCGCCAATGAGTTCACCGCGATCATGGGCCCGTCAGGTTCCGGCAAGTCCACCCTCATGCACACCATGGCCGGCCTGGATTCGGCGACCTCCGGCGACGCGTTCATCGGTGACACCAATCTCACCGGGCTCAACGACAAGGAGATCACCTCCCTGCGGCGCGACCGGCTGGGGTTCATCTTCCAGTCCTTCAACCTGGTGCCCACCCTCACAGCGCGGGAGAACATCACGCTGCCCAGCGATATTGCGGGTAAGGACGTCGATAAGCAGTGGTTCGACGAGGTGACCGAGCGCCTGGGTCTGATCAACCGCCTCACCCACCGGCCGGCGGAGCTGTCCGGCGGTCAGCAGCAGCGGGTGGCCTGCGCGCGTGCGCTGGTGTCGCGTCCGGAGATCATCTTCGGGGACGAGCCGACGGGCAACCTCGACTCCAACTCCTCGACGGAAGTGCTCAACATCCTGCGCACCGCGGTGGACTCGGACAACCAGACGGTGGTGATCGTCACGCATGACGCCCGCGCCGCGTCCTACTCCGACCGGGTGATCTTCCTCGCGGACGGCAAGATCGTGGAGGAGATGCGCGAGCCCACCATGGAGAAGATCCACGCGATGATGGCCGGGATCGAGGGCTAG
- the ilvD gene encoding dihydroxy-acid dehydratase, translating into MDTHSPGPRPGVDIKPRSRDVTDGIEATASRGMLRAVGMGDDDWTKPQIAVASSWNEITPCNLTLSKLAQFAKEGVHAAGGYPLEFGTISVSDGISMGHEGMHYSLVSREVIADSVETVMSAERLDGSVLMAGCDKSIPGMIMGAVRLNLSSVFLYNGSTMPGSARMEDGTEREVTLIDAFEGVGACRAGKMSQADLDSIERSVCPGEGACGGMYTANTMASAAEAMGLSLPGSAAPPAIHRSRTEYARKSGEAVVGLLEQGITARDIVTRASLLNALAVVMALGGSTNAVLHLLAIAREAEVDLTLDDFNDVSDRVPHLGNLKPFGEYVMNDVFKIGGIPVVMKALLDAGLIDGSCLTVTGKTVAENLAGINPPDPDGKILRALNDPIHATGGLSILKGSLAPDGAVVKTAGFDAERFEGPARVFDREQPAMDAVLNGELNKGDVIIIRYEGPKGGPGMREMLAITGAIKGAGIGKDVLLITDGRFSGGSTGLCIGHVAPEAVDGGPIALVNDGDLVTVDIPTRTLTLHIDDEELTRRKTEWTIPDNPRLHGVLGKYAKLVHSAAEGAVLY; encoded by the coding sequence ATGGATACTCATTCACCGGGCCCGCGCCCGGGTGTCGACATCAAACCCCGTTCCCGCGACGTCACCGACGGCATCGAAGCCACGGCCTCGCGCGGAATGCTCCGTGCCGTGGGAATGGGTGACGACGACTGGACCAAACCCCAGATCGCCGTCGCCTCCTCCTGGAACGAGATCACCCCGTGCAACCTCACCCTCTCGAAGCTGGCCCAGTTCGCCAAGGAGGGCGTGCACGCGGCCGGAGGGTACCCGCTGGAGTTCGGCACCATCTCCGTCTCTGACGGCATCTCCATGGGCCACGAGGGCATGCATTACTCGCTGGTCTCCCGCGAGGTCATCGCCGACTCCGTGGAGACGGTGATGTCGGCCGAGCGCCTCGACGGCTCTGTCCTCATGGCCGGATGCGACAAGTCCATCCCCGGCATGATCATGGGCGCAGTGCGCCTCAACCTCTCCTCCGTGTTCCTCTACAACGGCTCGACCATGCCCGGCAGCGCCCGCATGGAAGACGGCACCGAAAGGGAAGTGACGCTTATCGACGCCTTTGAAGGCGTCGGAGCGTGCCGCGCCGGCAAAATGAGCCAGGCCGATCTGGACTCCATCGAGCGATCCGTCTGCCCTGGCGAGGGCGCCTGCGGCGGCATGTACACGGCCAACACCATGGCCTCGGCCGCCGAGGCCATGGGACTATCCCTGCCCGGCTCCGCCGCGCCCCCGGCCATCCACCGCAGCCGCACCGAATACGCCCGCAAGTCCGGCGAGGCGGTGGTGGGCCTGCTCGAGCAGGGGATCACCGCGCGGGACATCGTCACCCGCGCCTCCCTGCTCAATGCGCTTGCCGTGGTCATGGCGCTCGGCGGCTCCACCAACGCCGTGCTCCACCTGTTGGCCATCGCCAGGGAGGCCGAGGTCGACCTCACGCTCGACGACTTCAACGACGTCAGTGACCGCGTCCCCCACCTGGGAAACCTCAAACCCTTCGGCGAGTACGTCATGAACGATGTCTTCAAGATCGGCGGCATCCCCGTGGTCATGAAGGCGCTTCTCGACGCCGGCCTCATCGACGGTTCCTGCCTCACCGTCACCGGCAAAACGGTTGCCGAGAACCTCGCGGGAATCAACCCGCCCGACCCCGACGGCAAGATCCTCCGCGCACTGAACGACCCCATTCACGCCACGGGCGGCCTGTCGATTCTCAAGGGATCCCTGGCCCCGGACGGCGCGGTGGTGAAGACCGCCGGCTTTGACGCGGAGCGTTTCGAGGGGCCTGCCCGGGTCTTCGACCGCGAACAACCCGCCATGGACGCCGTGCTCAACGGCGAGCTGAACAAGGGCGATGTCATCATCATCCGCTACGAGGGCCCGAAGGGCGGACCGGGAATGCGCGAGATGCTCGCCATCACGGGCGCGATCAAGGGAGCGGGCATCGGCAAGGACGTCCTGCTCATCACCGACGGGCGCTTCTCCGGCGGCTCCACCGGCCTCTGTATCGGTCACGTCGCTCCGGAGGCAGTGGATGGTGGGCCGATTGCTCTGGTCAACGACGGTGACCTCGTCACCGTCGACATCCCCACCCGCACCCTCACCCTCCACATCGATGACGAGGAACTCACCCGCCGCAAAACCGAATGGACCATCCCCGACAACCCCCGACTACACGGAGTCCTAGGCAAATACGCCAAACTCGTGCACTCCGCCGCCGAAGGCGCCGTCCTCTACTAA